A portion of the Zootoca vivipara chromosome 6, rZooViv1.1, whole genome shotgun sequence genome contains these proteins:
- the TLE5 gene encoding TLE family member 5 isoform X2 produces MMFPQSRHSGSSHLPQQLKFTTSDSCDRIKDEFQLLQAQYHSLKLECDKLASEKSEMQRHYVMYYEMSYGLNIEMHKQAEIVKRLNGICAQVLPYLSQEHQQQVLGAIERAKQVTAPELNSIIRVRGVPYGNWAQLQAHQLSQLQALALPLTPLPVGLQPPSLPAVSASSGLLSLSALGSQAHLSKEDKNGHDGDTHQDEDGEKSD; encoded by the exons ATGATGTTTCCTCAAAGCCGGCACTCg GGTTCTTCGCACTTGCCCCAGCAATTGAAGTTCACAACGTCAGATTCCTGTGACCGGATTAAGGATGAGTTCCAGCTGCTGCAAGCTCAGTACCACAG CCTAAAATTGGAGTGCGACAAGCTCGCCAGCGAGAAGTCGGAGATGCAGCGCCACTACGTGATG TACTACGAGATGTCCTATGGGCTCAATATTGAAATGCACAAACAG GCCGAAATTGTCAAGAGGTTAAACGGGATCTGTGCTCAAGTGTTGCCCTATCTTTCCCAAGAG CATCAACAGCAGGTCCTCGGAGCCATTGAGCGAGCCAAGCAAGTGACGGCGCCGGAACTCAACTCTATCATCCGGGTCCGTGGCGTTCCGTACGGGAACTGGGCG CAGCTCCAAGCTCACCAGCTCTCCCAGCTCCAAGCTCTCGCCTTGCCCTTGACCCCACTGCCCGTGGGGCTGCAGCCCCCGTCGCTCCCGGCCGTCAGCGCCAGCAGTGGCCTGCTGTCGCTGTCCGCCCTCGGCTCGCAAGCTCACCTCTCCAAGGAAGACAAGAACGGCCACGACGGTGACACCCACCAGGACGAAGATGGGGAGAAGTCGGATTAG
- the TLE5 gene encoding TLE family member 5 isoform X1, which translates to MMFPQSRHSGSSHLPQQLKFTTSDSCDRIKDEFQLLQAQYHSLKLECDKLASEKSEMQRHYVMYYEMSYGLNIEMHKQAEIVKRLNGICAQVLPYLSQEHQQQVLGAIERAKQVTAPELNSIIRVRGVPYGNWAQQLQAHQLSQLQALALPLTPLPVGLQPPSLPAVSASSGLLSLSALGSQAHLSKEDKNGHDGDTHQDEDGEKSD; encoded by the exons ATGATGTTTCCTCAAAGCCGGCACTCg GGTTCTTCGCACTTGCCCCAGCAATTGAAGTTCACAACGTCAGATTCCTGTGACCGGATTAAGGATGAGTTCCAGCTGCTGCAAGCTCAGTACCACAG CCTAAAATTGGAGTGCGACAAGCTCGCCAGCGAGAAGTCGGAGATGCAGCGCCACTACGTGATG TACTACGAGATGTCCTATGGGCTCAATATTGAAATGCACAAACAG GCCGAAATTGTCAAGAGGTTAAACGGGATCTGTGCTCAAGTGTTGCCCTATCTTTCCCAAGAG CATCAACAGCAGGTCCTCGGAGCCATTGAGCGAGCCAAGCAAGTGACGGCGCCGGAACTCAACTCTATCATCCGGGTCCGTGGCGTTCCGTACGGGAACTGGGCG CAGCAGCTCCAAGCTCACCAGCTCTCCCAGCTCCAAGCTCTCGCCTTGCCCTTGACCCCACTGCCCGTGGGGCTGCAGCCCCCGTCGCTCCCGGCCGTCAGCGCCAGCAGTGGCCTGCTGTCGCTGTCCGCCCTCGGCTCGCAAGCTCACCTCTCCAAGGAAGACAAGAACGGCCACGACGGTGACACCCACCAGGACGAAGATGGGGAGAAGTCGGATTAG
- the TLE5 gene encoding TLE family member 5 isoform X5: MMFPQSRHSGSSHLPQQLKFTTSDSCDRIKDEFQLLQAQYHSLKLECDKLASEKSEMQRHYVMYYEMSYGLNIEMHKQAEIVKRLNGICAQVLPYLSQEQQLQAHQLSQLQALALPLTPLPVGLQPPSLPAVSASSGLLSLSALGSQAHLSKEDKNGHDGDTHQDEDGEKSD; encoded by the exons ATGATGTTTCCTCAAAGCCGGCACTCg GGTTCTTCGCACTTGCCCCAGCAATTGAAGTTCACAACGTCAGATTCCTGTGACCGGATTAAGGATGAGTTCCAGCTGCTGCAAGCTCAGTACCACAG CCTAAAATTGGAGTGCGACAAGCTCGCCAGCGAGAAGTCGGAGATGCAGCGCCACTACGTGATG TACTACGAGATGTCCTATGGGCTCAATATTGAAATGCACAAACAG GCCGAAATTGTCAAGAGGTTAAACGGGATCTGTGCTCAAGTGTTGCCCTATCTTTCCCAAGAG CAGCAGCTCCAAGCTCACCAGCTCTCCCAGCTCCAAGCTCTCGCCTTGCCCTTGACCCCACTGCCCGTGGGGCTGCAGCCCCCGTCGCTCCCGGCCGTCAGCGCCAGCAGTGGCCTGCTGTCGCTGTCCGCCCTCGGCTCGCAAGCTCACCTCTCCAAGGAAGACAAGAACGGCCACGACGGTGACACCCACCAGGACGAAGATGGGGAGAAGTCGGATTAG
- the TLE5 gene encoding TLE family member 5 isoform X3, with protein sequence MMFPQSRHSGSSHLPQQLKFTTSDSCDRIKDEFQLLQAQYHSLKLECDKLASEKSEMQRHYVMYYEMSYGLNIEMHKQAEIVKRLNGICAQVLPYLSQEHQQQVLGAIERAKQVTAPELNSIIRQQLQAHQLSQLQALALPLTPLPVGLQPPSLPAVSASSGLLSLSALGSQAHLSKEDKNGHDGDTHQDEDGEKSD encoded by the exons ATGATGTTTCCTCAAAGCCGGCACTCg GGTTCTTCGCACTTGCCCCAGCAATTGAAGTTCACAACGTCAGATTCCTGTGACCGGATTAAGGATGAGTTCCAGCTGCTGCAAGCTCAGTACCACAG CCTAAAATTGGAGTGCGACAAGCTCGCCAGCGAGAAGTCGGAGATGCAGCGCCACTACGTGATG TACTACGAGATGTCCTATGGGCTCAATATTGAAATGCACAAACAG GCCGAAATTGTCAAGAGGTTAAACGGGATCTGTGCTCAAGTGTTGCCCTATCTTTCCCAAGAG CATCAACAGCAGGTCCTCGGAGCCATTGAGCGAGCCAAGCAAGTGACGGCGCCGGAACTCAACTCTATCATCCGG CAGCAGCTCCAAGCTCACCAGCTCTCCCAGCTCCAAGCTCTCGCCTTGCCCTTGACCCCACTGCCCGTGGGGCTGCAGCCCCCGTCGCTCCCGGCCGTCAGCGCCAGCAGTGGCCTGCTGTCGCTGTCCGCCCTCGGCTCGCAAGCTCACCTCTCCAAGGAAGACAAGAACGGCCACGACGGTGACACCCACCAGGACGAAGATGGGGAGAAGTCGGATTAG
- the TLE5 gene encoding TLE family member 5 isoform X6 codes for MMFPQSRHSGSSHLPQQLKFTTSDSCDRIKDEFQLLQAQYHSLKLECDKLASEKSEMQRHYVMYYEMSYGLNIEMHKQAEIVKRLNGICAQVLPYLSQEQLQAHQLSQLQALALPLTPLPVGLQPPSLPAVSASSGLLSLSALGSQAHLSKEDKNGHDGDTHQDEDGEKSD; via the exons ATGATGTTTCCTCAAAGCCGGCACTCg GGTTCTTCGCACTTGCCCCAGCAATTGAAGTTCACAACGTCAGATTCCTGTGACCGGATTAAGGATGAGTTCCAGCTGCTGCAAGCTCAGTACCACAG CCTAAAATTGGAGTGCGACAAGCTCGCCAGCGAGAAGTCGGAGATGCAGCGCCACTACGTGATG TACTACGAGATGTCCTATGGGCTCAATATTGAAATGCACAAACAG GCCGAAATTGTCAAGAGGTTAAACGGGATCTGTGCTCAAGTGTTGCCCTATCTTTCCCAAGAG CAGCTCCAAGCTCACCAGCTCTCCCAGCTCCAAGCTCTCGCCTTGCCCTTGACCCCACTGCCCGTGGGGCTGCAGCCCCCGTCGCTCCCGGCCGTCAGCGCCAGCAGTGGCCTGCTGTCGCTGTCCGCCCTCGGCTCGCAAGCTCACCTCTCCAAGGAAGACAAGAACGGCCACGACGGTGACACCCACCAGGACGAAGATGGGGAGAAGTCGGATTAG
- the TLE5 gene encoding TLE family member 5 isoform X4: protein MMFPQSRHSGSSHLPQQLKFTTSDSCDRIKDEFQLLQAQYHSLKLECDKLASEKSEMQRHYVMYYEMSYGLNIEMHKQAEIVKRLNGICAQVLPYLSQEHQQQVLGAIERAKQVTAPELNSIIRQLQAHQLSQLQALALPLTPLPVGLQPPSLPAVSASSGLLSLSALGSQAHLSKEDKNGHDGDTHQDEDGEKSD, encoded by the exons ATGATGTTTCCTCAAAGCCGGCACTCg GGTTCTTCGCACTTGCCCCAGCAATTGAAGTTCACAACGTCAGATTCCTGTGACCGGATTAAGGATGAGTTCCAGCTGCTGCAAGCTCAGTACCACAG CCTAAAATTGGAGTGCGACAAGCTCGCCAGCGAGAAGTCGGAGATGCAGCGCCACTACGTGATG TACTACGAGATGTCCTATGGGCTCAATATTGAAATGCACAAACAG GCCGAAATTGTCAAGAGGTTAAACGGGATCTGTGCTCAAGTGTTGCCCTATCTTTCCCAAGAG CATCAACAGCAGGTCCTCGGAGCCATTGAGCGAGCCAAGCAAGTGACGGCGCCGGAACTCAACTCTATCATCCGG CAGCTCCAAGCTCACCAGCTCTCCCAGCTCCAAGCTCTCGCCTTGCCCTTGACCCCACTGCCCGTGGGGCTGCAGCCCCCGTCGCTCCCGGCCGTCAGCGCCAGCAGTGGCCTGCTGTCGCTGTCCGCCCTCGGCTCGCAAGCTCACCTCTCCAAGGAAGACAAGAACGGCCACGACGGTGACACCCACCAGGACGAAGATGGGGAGAAGTCGGATTAG